In Sulfitobacter sp. W027, a single window of DNA contains:
- a CDS encoding haloacid dehalogenase type II: protein MPDQKPVSTIVFDVNETLLDITTLEPLFLRVFGKASVLREWFAELILYSQTMTLSGRYAPFGALAGGVLRMVGANKGMTVTDGDVAELKSLIGSMPAHPDAAPALRKLQEAGFRLVTLTNSPPSPAPTPLEKAGIADFFERSFSVDEVEKFKPHPATYQMVAEALDLETEDLCMVACHLWDTIGAQAAGCQGAFLTRPNNNLIAAGNVPQPHYVSDDLVDLADQIIAANRA from the coding sequence ATGCCCGATCAAAAGCCCGTCTCGACAATCGTCTTCGACGTCAATGAGACCCTCCTCGACATCACCACGCTAGAGCCCCTGTTCCTGCGTGTGTTTGGCAAAGCCTCCGTTCTGCGGGAGTGGTTTGCGGAACTGATCCTTTATTCCCAAACCATGACCCTCTCGGGCCGCTACGCGCCCTTTGGCGCACTGGCGGGCGGCGTCTTGCGGATGGTCGGCGCGAATAAGGGCATGACGGTGACGGATGGTGACGTGGCCGAATTAAAATCTCTCATCGGCTCCATGCCCGCCCATCCCGATGCCGCCCCCGCCCTGCGCAAACTGCAAGAGGCGGGCTTCCGGCTGGTCACATTAACCAACTCACCCCCCTCCCCCGCGCCAACACCGCTTGAGAAAGCCGGGATCGCCGACTTCTTTGAGCGCAGTTTTAGCGTGGATGAGGTGGAAAAGTTCAAACCCCATCCGGCGACCTACCAAATGGTGGCCGAAGCGCTTGATCTGGAAACTGAAGATCTTTGCATGGTGGCTTGTCACTTGTGGGACACCATCGGCGCACAGGCGGCGGGGTGCCAGGGGGCTTTTCTGACCCGCCCCAACAACAACCTGATTGCCGCTGGAAACGTGCCACAGCCGCATTATGTCTCAGACGATTTGGTTGATCTAGCCGACCAGATCATCGCCGCGAACCGCGCCTGA
- a CDS encoding ABC transporter permease, producing the protein MRIGWILRPLLIAILLALVLRPEWFTPLLAPLAPTGGPVIYERASLLSLSLSHLALVAMASAAATVVAVTLAILVTRPAGAAFRPLSRTITNMGQTFPPVAVLALAVPALGFGAGPTLVALFLYGLLPIFENAVTGLTNLPPATMEAARGIGLSRWQRLWQVELPLALPVTLTGIRLSIVIALGTATIGSTVAARTLGEVIIAGLLTNNTAFVVQGGLAVGLFAVLIYDAMVQLETRLARRMGG; encoded by the coding sequence ATGAGGATCGGGTGGATCCTGCGGCCCTTGTTGATTGCGATCCTGCTGGCCTTGGTCCTGCGGCCTGAGTGGTTCACGCCGCTGCTGGCGCCCTTGGCTCCGACGGGAGGCCCGGTGATCTATGAGCGCGCTTCGCTTCTGTCGCTTTCGCTCAGCCATCTGGCGCTGGTCGCCATGGCCTCGGCTGCGGCGACTGTGGTGGCGGTGACATTGGCGATCCTCGTCACCCGCCCGGCGGGGGCGGCGTTCCGGCCGCTGTCGCGCACCATCACCAACATGGGCCAGACCTTCCCCCCCGTCGCCGTGCTGGCACTGGCCGTGCCGGCCTTGGGCTTTGGCGCGGGGCCGACGCTGGTGGCGCTGTTTCTCTATGGTCTGCTGCCGATCTTCGAGAATGCGGTGACGGGGTTGACCAATCTGCCCCCCGCCACGATGGAGGCGGCGCGGGGCATTGGGCTCAGCCGTTGGCAGCGGCTTTGGCAGGTGGAGCTGCCTTTGGCCCTGCCGGTGACGCTGACGGGCATCCGTCTCTCAATCGTCATCGCGCTTGGCACGGCGACCATTGGCTCTACCGTCGCCGCGCGGACCTTGGGTGAGGTGATCATCGCCGGGCTTTTGACCAACAACACCGCCTTTGTCGTTCAGGGCGGGCTGGCGGTTGGGCTGTTTGCAGTGCTGATTTATGACGCGATGGTGCAGTTGGAAACCCGGCTGGCGCGGCGCATGGGCGGTTGA
- a CDS encoding ABC transporter ATP-binding protein, with protein sequence MIEIDRITKTYAGIRAVDAVSMTVETGTITVIVGTSGSGKTTLLRMINRLEEPTSGEVRINGESTLSVKPHILRRRIGYAIQGHGLFPHHTVGRNIGAVPQLLGWPRDKIAARVDELLELFSMDPAQFRNRYPAELSGGQQQRVGVARALASRPDLLLMDEPFGALDPIIRTRAQEDLRRIQQQLGSTIMLVTHDMEEAIRLGDRVAVMDGGKLVQHGTPAEIIAAPATDFVADMVGDVERPLRLLSLIPVAELVEEGSAEGEALSADASLRDALSACLWTGREAVPVAKDWVPIGRVTLDAIRARAGQHA encoded by the coding sequence ATGATTGAGATTGACCGCATCACCAAGACCTACGCGGGCATTCGCGCGGTCGACGCAGTGTCGATGACCGTGGAGACGGGGACGATCACGGTGATCGTCGGCACCTCCGGCTCGGGTAAGACGACGCTTTTGCGAATGATCAACCGGTTGGAGGAACCCACCTCGGGCGAGGTGCGGATCAACGGCGAGTCTACGTTATCGGTCAAGCCGCATATCCTGCGACGGCGTATCGGCTATGCCATTCAGGGGCATGGGCTGTTCCCGCATCATACGGTCGGGCGCAACATCGGCGCGGTGCCGCAACTGTTGGGGTGGCCGCGTGACAAGATCGCGGCGCGGGTGGATGAACTGCTTGAGCTTTTTTCCATGGACCCCGCGCAGTTTCGCAACCGCTATCCGGCAGAGCTTTCGGGCGGGCAGCAGCAGCGGGTCGGCGTGGCGCGGGCCTTGGCCTCGCGGCCTGATTTGCTGTTGATGGACGAACCCTTTGGCGCGCTGGATCCGATCATCCGCACCCGCGCGCAGGAGGATTTGCGGCGCATTCAGCAGCAGCTTGGCTCCACCATCATGCTGGTCACCCATGACATGGAAGAGGCGATCCGGCTGGGAGACCGCGTGGCGGTGATGGACGGTGGCAAGTTGGTGCAGCATGGCACGCCGGCTGAAATCATCGCCGCGCCCGCGACCGACTTCGTCGCGGATATGGTCGGCGATGTGGAGCGTCCCCTGCGGCTTCTCTCATTGATCCCCGTCGCCGAATTGGTGGAAGAGGGCAGCGCCGAAGGCGAAGCGCTGTCCGCCGACGCCAGCCTGCGCGACGCGCTCTCGGCCTGTCTTTGGACGGGGCGCGAGGCGGTGCCGGTCGCGAAAGACTGGGTGCCGATAGGCCGGGTGACCCTTGATGCGATCCGCGCCCGGGCAGGGCAGCACGCATGA